The DNA region CAGCAGCTTCTTGCCACTCATGCTCTCGTCTTTCTTGGTGGCCACCACGTGGCCGATGACTTTTGCTAGAAACATGGGATCTGGGAGTTGAAATAAGGTAAGACCTGGTGCCTGTCGGCCCGCCCGATCTGTTCATCGGGCCGCCGTGGCGTTACTTGCCCTTGGCTGCGGTTGTTGGCAGCACGTCGCTGATCGCTTCATCCGGGCGTGCGATCACGTGGGCGCTGATCACTTCGCCGATTTGGGAAGCGGCGGCGGCACCGGTATCAATCGCCGCCTTCACAGCGGCCACATCGCCCTCGACGACCACGTTGCACATCGCGCTACCGATCTGCTGCATCGGCGCGGCGAGTTGAACGTCTGCGGATTTGAGCATCGCATCAACACCAGCAACCAGGCAGGTGAGTCCACGGGTTTCTAGAATTCCAATTGCTTTATTAGCCATAATATTTGGTTGGTTTGGTTAGAAAATGAATCATTTGCAGGTCGCACATCCGGCGACCTTGCGTTGGACCTCGCGCACCAGCACGAGCTCCTCGTTTGCCGGGATAACCAGCACGCGAACCTTGGAGGCGTCGCTGCTGACCACCGCCTCGCCGCCCCGGCAGTCGGCATTGCGTTTTG from Sulfuriroseicoccus oceanibius includes:
- a CDS encoding BMC domain-containing protein, whose amino-acid sequence is MANKAIGILETRGLTCLVAGVDAMLKSADVQLAAPMQQIGSAMCNVVVEGDVAAVKAAIDTGAAAASQIGEVISAHVIARPDEAISDVLPTTAAKGK